CGAGATCACGAGCTGGAAGGTCGGCGGCGCGTCGATGGTCTCACCCGTGCGCTCGATGAAAAGCTGGCGGCGATCATCCGAGAGCGGATGGATCACCACGATGGTGTCCTTTCGCGCTTCCACAACTTCGTCGAGGTAGCAGATACCACCGTGGCGGACGGCCCGCGTCAGCGGGCCGTCGATCCACTCGGTATTTCCGTCCTTGATGAGATAGCGCCCGATCAGGTCCGAAGCGGTCAGGTCGTCGTGGCAGGCAACCGTGTAGAGCGGTACCTCCAGCTTTGCGGCCACATGCTCCACCAGGCGGGTCTTTCCGCACCCCGTGGGGCCCTTGAGCAGCACGGGGATCTGACGCTCATGGGCGTTGGTAAAGACGTCCAGTTCGTCGCCCCGTGCGACGTAGTAAGGCAGCTTCGAATCATCGATCGCGCGCATTGTTGCTTCCTCAGGCACCGCTCGTTCCTTCCGCAGTTCCCAGGTTGAGGGCTTCATCTTCCTCGAGGAATTTCAGGCCCGGCTTGAAAAAATTCACTGCAAAGGCCACCGATCCAGCCAGGAAAACGAATCCGAAGAACATCCAGAGCTGGTAGGCCGTGACGATTGTCTCCATCTCCTGAACCAGCGGATAGGGCCGGCCCAGCAGTCTCTCAAAGACGGTCTGCGTGATGCCCGCAATCGCACTGGCAGTCGTGATGCCCAGCATTCCAATCAGCATGGCGTAGAAGCTGAACTTGTTGAGCCCCTGGTTCCAGTCTTCCATTTCCACCTTGTTGGAGATGGGAAGCATGTAGGTGAAGAAGGCCAGGTTGATCATGGCGTAGGCGCCATAGAAAGCCAGATGGCCATGGGAAGCGGTAACGTGCGTGCCGTGGGTATACTGATTGACCACCGGCAGGGTCTGCGCCATGCCGTGAAGCACGCCGATCGTCGCCATGATCGTGCAACTGATCGCCCAGAGCATCGCCATCTTGTTGGGATGCTCGGCCGTGGCACGGTTCTTTGCATACACTGCGTAGAGAACCATGCCCAGGAAGGCCAGCGGCTCCATGGCGCTGAACAGACCGCCCACAACCAGCCAGTAGCGCGGGGTGCCGATCCAGTAGTAGTGGTGACCGATTCCCAGAACGCCCGTAAACAGGGTGAAGGAAATCACCACGTAGAGCCATTTCTCGATGATCTCGCGGTCCACGCCCGTCATCTTGATCATCAGGAAGGCGAGCATCGAGCCCATGATGAGCTCCCAGACGCCCTCGACCCAAAGATGCACGGTCCACCACCAGTAGTAGCTCTGGAGCGCCTCGTTGTCGAAGTGCAGGTTCGCCGGGATGTAGAGCGCGCCGGTCAGCACGAAGCCGATCAGCATGACGATCTGGACGCCCGTGCGCCGTTTTCCCGCCATGAACGTCGCAATCACATTGGCCAGGAAGATACCGACCACCGCGACAACGGCCACGTCCAGATAAGGCGGCAATTCCACGAATTCCCTGCCCTGCCAGTAACGGAAGAGGTACCCGATCAGGCCCGCGACGCCGCCGGCGACAAACAGACCCAGATTGATCAGGGCCAGCTTGGGCCACTTGACCTCGGTCTGCCCCTCATCGGCGATCAGGTGATAGGTCGCGCCCATGAACCCGATGATCAGCCACACAATCAGCAGATTGGTGTGGTAGGTGCGGGTGACATGAAAATCGAAAAGGTGATTGTAGAAGAAGTCTCCGAACACGTAGTGCGCGACGGAGAGCAGTCCGAATACCACTTGGAGCTGGAACAGCAGAATGGCGACGATGAAGTGCCATCTGACTACGGTTCGCGTGTCCAGCGTGTTTGCTTGCTCACTCATTTACTTTCTCCGCCTCCTACTTCCCGCCCTGGGCGATATTTTTGCCGCCAAGGGCCCGGTTCGTATGCTTGAGGTATTCGATCACGAGTTCGATCTCATCGTTCGGAAGAAGCTCTTCTCCGAAGTTGGGCATCGGCGATGCCGCGAAATCGGCCTGCGGTGTACGGATTTCCGTACGAATCCAGTCAATCGGCAGGCGTGAGACCACAAAGGTCAGGTCCGGCCCCATGGGGTTGAGCGCGGGCTGCCCGTTCATCGGGTGACAGAGGGTGCACTGAAGCCGTTCAAAAACTTCCTTGCCCGCCCACGCGTCGGTGCCCGGCTGGATGTAGGTCGAAGGCGTCGATGATTCCGGCGGCGGCCACCCATTGGTGTCGATACCGTCCAGGAAGCGCAGAAACGCGATGACGTCGTCGGCTTCCTGATCGCTGAGCCCCAGCTTGGGCATCTTGCGGCGCCCAACCTGATTCCATTCCGGTCCCCAGTAAGCCACTGCCGGATCGAGCATCATGTGCTTGATCCACCCGGGTCCCATGCGTGAATAGGCCTTGGTCAGGTCGGGGGCGTAGTAGGCACCCTCACCCAGGCGACCGTGACAATTCACGCAGTTGTAGTTCTCCCAGACATCCTTGCCCCGGAGAACATCCTCGGTCAGTCCCTCTTTTTCGTTCGTTCGCTCGGCCACCACGCTATGGAAATCCGCAGTAAGCGCGAGCAACCCAACGAAACACAGGAAACTGCCTGCGATAAAGATGTTGCGAGCCGTACTTCGTTTGAGTGCCAAGACCCGATCCTCCCGTTGTATTCCACCGAGCGAATAGACTTCAGATATCCCTACCCGGAAGGCCTATCGCCCGGCGTATGAGGCAACTCATATGTCCAATGTCTATTGAAGCTATGAAGCTGCCCGCTACCTGTCAACGAAAATCCTAGGCGTTTGCTCAAACTCACTGATATGCGCCAAGTCATAACTCAGAGCCCCCCTGGCTTGGCATCGTTTGATTGCGAAGGATTCAAGATCCAGACAAGAACAAGCAGAGGGGAGCCCGCCAGAGTGAATGCCAGCCAACACGTTTCATGGGTCAGAAAATCGGTTCTGCCCACGATTCCGCGCCAGCACGGCGCGTGGAGCGCGTTGATCGCCTGTTTTGTGCTGGGGACTCTTGTCGCGCGGGCTCCTGCCCCCGAGAGTGCCCTCGTGTTCGGGGCCATGGTTTCTCTGCTCTGCATTCGTGAGGGCATCGTCCTCTCGATTCGCGCAAAAAGTGATGCGGAGCGGCAAACGCAGTTGCGTGCCGGCACCGCATTCTGGTGCGGCGCCCTTGCGCTCATGACCGCTGGCCTGTGGAATCGTGACGTCATCGATGCGTTGTTCCTCCCGGCAGTCGCCGGTGGGATTCTTTTCGTGGTCTCCCTGCTCTGGTTCGCGCGCCGCCGCAAGGATGAAATGAGCCTGCCCGGCGAGCTGCTGGGAATGGCAGGGCTGAGCCTCGCGGCCCCGGCCGCAGAAGCGGTTGCTTCGGGCGGTATCTCCGAGCGCTCGCTCGGCCTGTGGGTTCTCTCTCTCGTGTTCTTTGAGACCAGCGTCTTCCACGTCCGCCACGTGGTCCGCCATCATCGAGCCTGCATGGGCCCGCTTGCGACGCGCATCCAGGCGGGAATGCCCTCGGTTGCGGCACATCTTGTGGGCCTGGCCGTACTGGCGATACTCGCCGCCACTTCGCATTTGCCGCGTCTGGCACCGCTGGTCTTTGTTCCCGTTCTGCTCAAAGCCCTGTGGACCATTGCCGCGCGCGAGTCCCGGCCCGTGCGAATCAAGCGAATCGGGCTGATGGAACTCGCCCATACAATTGTTTTTGTTGGCCTGTGTTCAGGCCTTTACATGACCTACCCGCCCGAGGGGTGGAGTGGATTCTGATCGTGCAGGCAATGCCGACAATGAGCGCAGACAATCGAAAGAACTCTGATCCGCTGCGCCGGGACCCGAAGCTCGCGCTCCAGCTCGAGCTCCTGCGCACTGGCGCCGGCAGCACCCGGGAACGGGCACAGCTCGCCGCCGACGCGCGCGAGTTCCTCGCATCGCTTCCTCTGGAACTGGCAATTCTGGCCGAAGACGAGCTCATCAGCGCTGGCTACGACCCCGAAGAGCTTCGCCACCTGTGCAGCACCGAGATGGCGAGCACCGCCAGCACCGATGCAGAGGTTCGCGCGAAGCTCCCTCCCGGGCACCTGCTGAGCGAGCTCTATGCAGAGCACGACCTCATTCTGGGAAACGTGGACGATCTCGATCAGGCCAACACACTGATCCAGGCATCGGACGACTTCGACGAAGTCGCCCTGATGGCCTCCCAACTCCAGGTGGTGGCAGAGAATCTGCTGGCTTCGGCACCCCATCACCGCCGCGAGGAAGAGATCCTCTTCCCCGTCGCCGAGCGGCATGGGCTCATCGGCCCCACCGCGGCAATGAGCGCCGAACACGTGGGGCTCGACTACCGGAAGATGCGCCTGCACGCCCTGTGTGCGCGGGCAGCCAGCATGGCCTTCGCGGATTTCAAGAAACAGCTCAACGCCACGGCTCGCATGTTGAGCCTGGAGATTCGTGACCATATATTCAAGGAAAACAACATTCTCTATCCGGCGACGTTCAGGCTCATCGAATCCGATGAACTCTGGCAGCAAATGGTCAAGTCGAGCGAGGAAATCGGTATCTGCGATTTCTGGCCGCGTGCAAGCGTAAGCGCGGCAACGAAAAACTAGCTCTCGATGCAGGCAAGAGGGGCCTGTGAGAAAAAACATCAGCTCCGATATGGAGCAGGGATAAGGAAAAGAAAATGAGGCACATGAGAAAGTTTTTGATTCTGCTGGTGATGGCATCGATCGCCCTACCAATCGCGAGCGCGTCGGCAGCCGATGCGTCATGGACGGACAAGATCAAGGTGGGTCTTGAAGCGCGTGTGCGTAACGAGAGCCAGTTTGACTATGACCTGAACGCCAAGGCCGAGGACAAGGACAACTTCAGCCTGCTGCGCGCGCGGCTCAATGTCACGGCGACTCCGACGGAAAACTTCCGCGGGTTCATCCAGATCCAGTCTTCGCGTGTATTTGGCGACTCGGCCCTTTCGGGCACCTTCGGACCGGGCAATACCGCACGCGGCATTGCCGCCGATGACGAGGACATTGCGCTCCACCAGGGCTACCTCGACATCATCGGCAACGACCTGACCTTTCGCGTGGGACGTCAGGAAATGATCTTCGGCGATCAGCGGCTCGTCGGTGCGCTCGGGTGGTCCAACCGCGGCCGCAGCTTCGATGGCGTCTCGCTCATCCACGACACCGACAGCCATAAGGCGACGCTCTTCTTCCATCTGATCCAGCGCAATGCCGCCGGGACAACG
This region of Chrysiogenia bacterium genomic DNA includes:
- a CDS encoding CbbQ/NirQ/NorQ/GpvN family protein; the protein is MRAIDDSKLPYYVARGDELDVFTNAHERQIPVLLKGPTGCGKTRLVEHVAAKLEVPLYTVACHDDLTASDLIGRYLIKDGNTEWIDGPLTRAVRHGGICYLDEVVEARKDTIVVIHPLSDDRRQLFIERTGETIDAPPTFQLVISFNPGYQNTMKSLKPSTRQRFVALDFDWPPMEQESQIVAHESGVDADTAHHLVHLAHRIRPLKDEGLEEVPSTRTLVIAGRMIVAGMDRARAAEVAMGIPLTEDEAVLKTIRDLAHFEFNG
- a CDS encoding alginate export family protein; this encodes MRKFLILLVMASIALPIASASAADASWTDKIKVGLEARVRNESQFDYDLNAKAEDKDNFSLLRARLNVTATPTENFRGFIQIQSSRVFGDSALSGTFGPGNTARGIAADDEDIALHQGYLDIIGNDLTFRVGRQEMIFGDQRLVGALGWSNRGRSFDGVSLIHDTDSHKATLFFHLIQRNAAGTTTLALSPLPPTPPALVTVTFGAPGNNDPMFFGANVTLKEIGNGLDVYLFGFVDRDGQTINPAKVQDGNLAFATLGFRTKDMPGDGIGYDLEGAVQGGENDDVGIMAFAGHVALGFGVEDASGLKLLAEYNIASGDNPN
- a CDS encoding hemerythrin domain-containing protein, translating into MSADNRKNSDPLRRDPKLALQLELLRTGAGSTRERAQLAADAREFLASLPLELAILAEDELISAGYDPEELRHLCSTEMASTASTDAEVRAKLPPGHLLSELYAEHDLILGNVDDLDQANTLIQASDDFDEVALMASQLQVVAENLLASAPHHRREEEILFPVAERHGLIGPTAAMSAEHVGLDYRKMRLHALCARAASMAFADFKKQLNATARMLSLEIRDHIFKENNILYPATFRLIESDELWQQMVKSSEEIGICDFWPRASVSAATKN
- a CDS encoding YwiC-like family protein, translating into MNASQHVSWVRKSVLPTIPRQHGAWSALIACFVLGTLVARAPAPESALVFGAMVSLLCIREGIVLSIRAKSDAERQTQLRAGTAFWCGALALMTAGLWNRDVIDALFLPAVAGGILFVVSLLWFARRRKDEMSLPGELLGMAGLSLAAPAAEAVASGGISERSLGLWVLSLVFFETSVFHVRHVVRHHRACMGPLATRIQAGMPSVAAHLVGLAVLAILAATSHLPRLAPLVFVPVLLKALWTIAARESRPVRIKRIGLMELAHTIVFVGLCSGLYMTYPPEGWSGF
- a CDS encoding c-type cytochrome; translated protein: MALKRSTARNIFIAGSFLCFVGLLALTADFHSVVAERTNEKEGLTEDVLRGKDVWENYNCVNCHGRLGEGAYYAPDLTKAYSRMGPGWIKHMMLDPAVAYWGPEWNQVGRRKMPKLGLSDQEADDVIAFLRFLDGIDTNGWPPPESSTPSTYIQPGTDAWAGKEVFERLQCTLCHPMNGQPALNPMGPDLTFVVSRLPIDWIRTEIRTPQADFAASPMPNFGEELLPNDEIELVIEYLKHTNRALGGKNIAQGGK
- a CDS encoding cbb3-type cytochrome c oxidase subunit I translates to MSEQANTLDTRTVVRWHFIVAILLFQLQVVFGLLSVAHYVFGDFFYNHLFDFHVTRTYHTNLLIVWLIIGFMGATYHLIADEGQTEVKWPKLALINLGLFVAGGVAGLIGYLFRYWQGREFVELPPYLDVAVVAVVGIFLANVIATFMAGKRRTGVQIVMLIGFVLTGALYIPANLHFDNEALQSYYWWWTVHLWVEGVWELIMGSMLAFLMIKMTGVDREIIEKWLYVVISFTLFTGVLGIGHHYYWIGTPRYWLVVGGLFSAMEPLAFLGMVLYAVYAKNRATAEHPNKMAMLWAISCTIMATIGVLHGMAQTLPVVNQYTHGTHVTASHGHLAFYGAYAMINLAFFTYMLPISNKVEMEDWNQGLNKFSFYAMLIGMLGITTASAIAGITQTVFERLLGRPYPLVQEMETIVTAYQLWMFFGFVFLAGSVAFAVNFFKPGLKFLEEDEALNLGTAEGTSGA